A genomic stretch from Aedes albopictus strain Foshan chromosome 2, AalbF5, whole genome shotgun sequence includes:
- the LOC109418936 gene encoding protein rogdi isoform X2 encodes MPKFGPNWFSKPQSRKKSKGPPPSKGVTLVSFADEEQPPGSGGPVPPQKSPRKHHNRHHPGGKSPQPSQVSWASSEAGGKGGGSGSGSSSSRSAGGAEGIFSRQSSIRQSATSQRSGFSSSGPSRRPPPVRRPKRAMADTEKEEAVNLQVEFEWVLHEEVHKVLKQLHEILVECAHRFPVPLYGNEGKKQDKFVLTAPPEQLKCVVTLTGDSITHADINFKVQRQQQQTQRTTITQDYPWKIQQVQDAANHLQQAINHIDNVDSSYNFKTSDEVLHILGNILGALQRGRTSLVVPRKKPIDELMKSRNMKALSPNLPEDLAISFYIQSHKLIFVAYQLTNFQGTMKFDSCQAECSVPWLNEVLVLFTVALQLCQQLKDKISVFSQYKDFTVGSRSASAMSY; translated from the exons CGGACCGAACTGGTTTTCGAAGCCCCAGTCGCGGAAAAAGTCCAAAGGTCCTCCGCCGTCGAAGGGAGTCACTTTGGTAAGTTTTGCCGACGAGGAACAACCGCCTGGATCTGGTGGTCCGGTACCACCGCAAAAATCGCCCCGGAAGCACCACAATCGACACCATCCCGGTGGTAAGTCCCCGCAACCGAGTCAGGTGTCGTGGGCGAGCAGTGAAGCAGGAGGAAAAGGAGGAGGCAGTGGAAGTGGAAGTTCTTCGTCTCGAAGTGCAGGAGGGGCAGAGGGAATCTTTTCCCGGCAGAGCAGCATCCGACAGAGCGCAACCAGCCAGCGAAGTGGTTTTTCCTCGTCGGGACCCAGCAGGAGGCCGCCGCCAGTGAGACGACCGAAGAGAGCGATGGCCGATACCGAGAAGGAGGAAGCTGTGAACTTG CAAGTGGAGTTCGAGTGGGTGCTGCACGAAGAGGTCCACAAAGTGCTGAAACAGCTGCACGAAATTCTGGTGGAATGTGCCCATCGGTTTCCGGTTCCACTGTACGGAAATGAAGGCAAAAAGCAGGACAAGTTCGTGCTGACGGCCCCACCGGAGCAACTGAAATGCGTCGTCACCTTGACCGGCGATAGTATAACTCATGCG GACATCAACTTCAAGgtgcaacggcagcagcagcaaaccCAGCGAACCACCATCACCCAGGACTACCCGTGGAAGATCCAACAGGTGCAGGACGCTGCCAACCACCTTCAGCAAGCAATAAACCACATCGACAACGTGGATAGTTCGTACAATTTCAAAACCTCCGACGAGGTCCTGCACATCCTGGGGAACATTTTGGGAGCGCTACAGCGAGGTCGCACCTCCCTGGTTGTTCCGCGGAAAAAGCCCATCGATGAGCTGATGAAGAGCCGCAACATGAAGGCTCTGTCGCCCAATCTGCCGGAAGATTTGGCCATCAGCTTCTACATCCAGAGCCACAAGTTGATCTTCGTGGCCTACCAGCTGACCAACTTCCAGGGTACGATGAAGTTCGATTCCTGCCAGGCCGAGTGTTCCGTACCGTGGCTGAACGAGGTGCTAGTGCTGTTCACGGTGGCGCTGCAACTGTGCCAGCAACTTAAGGATAAG ATTTCAGTATTCTCTCAGTACAAGGATTTCACAGTTGGTTCTCGATCGGCATCCGCAATGTCCTACTGA
- the LOC109418936 gene encoding protein rogdi isoform X1, whose protein sequence is MPKFSGPNWFSKPQSRKKSKGPPPSKGVTLVSFADEEQPPGSGGPVPPQKSPRKHHNRHHPGGKSPQPSQVSWASSEAGGKGGGSGSGSSSSRSAGGAEGIFSRQSSIRQSATSQRSGFSSSGPSRRPPPVRRPKRAMADTEKEEAVNLQVEFEWVLHEEVHKVLKQLHEILVECAHRFPVPLYGNEGKKQDKFVLTAPPEQLKCVVTLTGDSITHADINFKVQRQQQQTQRTTITQDYPWKIQQVQDAANHLQQAINHIDNVDSSYNFKTSDEVLHILGNILGALQRGRTSLVVPRKKPIDELMKSRNMKALSPNLPEDLAISFYIQSHKLIFVAYQLTNFQGTMKFDSCQAECSVPWLNEVLVLFTVALQLCQQLKDKISVFSQYKDFTVGSRSASAMSY, encoded by the exons CAGCGGACCGAACTGGTTTTCGAAGCCCCAGTCGCGGAAAAAGTCCAAAGGTCCTCCGCCGTCGAAGGGAGTCACTTTGGTAAGTTTTGCCGACGAGGAACAACCGCCTGGATCTGGTGGTCCGGTACCACCGCAAAAATCGCCCCGGAAGCACCACAATCGACACCATCCCGGTGGTAAGTCCCCGCAACCGAGTCAGGTGTCGTGGGCGAGCAGTGAAGCAGGAGGAAAAGGAGGAGGCAGTGGAAGTGGAAGTTCTTCGTCTCGAAGTGCAGGAGGGGCAGAGGGAATCTTTTCCCGGCAGAGCAGCATCCGACAGAGCGCAACCAGCCAGCGAAGTGGTTTTTCCTCGTCGGGACCCAGCAGGAGGCCGCCGCCAGTGAGACGACCGAAGAGAGCGATGGCCGATACCGAGAAGGAGGAAGCTGTGAACTTG CAAGTGGAGTTCGAGTGGGTGCTGCACGAAGAGGTCCACAAAGTGCTGAAACAGCTGCACGAAATTCTGGTGGAATGTGCCCATCGGTTTCCGGTTCCACTGTACGGAAATGAAGGCAAAAAGCAGGACAAGTTCGTGCTGACGGCCCCACCGGAGCAACTGAAATGCGTCGTCACCTTGACCGGCGATAGTATAACTCATGCG GACATCAACTTCAAGgtgcaacggcagcagcagcaaaccCAGCGAACCACCATCACCCAGGACTACCCGTGGAAGATCCAACAGGTGCAGGACGCTGCCAACCACCTTCAGCAAGCAATAAACCACATCGACAACGTGGATAGTTCGTACAATTTCAAAACCTCCGACGAGGTCCTGCACATCCTGGGGAACATTTTGGGAGCGCTACAGCGAGGTCGCACCTCCCTGGTTGTTCCGCGGAAAAAGCCCATCGATGAGCTGATGAAGAGCCGCAACATGAAGGCTCTGTCGCCCAATCTGCCGGAAGATTTGGCCATCAGCTTCTACATCCAGAGCCACAAGTTGATCTTCGTGGCCTACCAGCTGACCAACTTCCAGGGTACGATGAAGTTCGATTCCTGCCAGGCCGAGTGTTCCGTACCGTGGCTGAACGAGGTGCTAGTGCTGTTCACGGTGGCGCTGCAACTGTGCCAGCAACTTAAGGATAAG ATTTCAGTATTCTCTCAGTACAAGGATTTCACAGTTGGTTCTCGATCGGCATCCGCAATGTCCTACTGA